Below is a genomic region from Henckelia pumila isolate YLH828 chromosome 3, ASM3356847v2, whole genome shotgun sequence.
TTAAATCGATAACAGGGGTAGGAAGTGGAATCCTCTACGTCAAAGATTAGATAGCTACGACTATACAGTGGAGCAACATGTAGTTGGTTCTCTCCTCTTTACCCCGATTTTACTCCTATTACCAACCACATCTGCGTTCTACATATTCTTTAGCAGTTTGCACACAGCTGTCAGCTTTATCTGCTTAGTTATTGGGACGACCATATCCGTCATTCATGCGACTCCGTattctaaaatttttatttggttAAAGACGAAGAAGAGATTTCCATCTGGGATATGGTTTGAAGTGGCATCATGCAAATGTATTGAGGCTGGAGCTGTCAATGACGGTAACAAATCCACTCAGATACTGCATAGCAAAGCTTGTGCTAGTGGCAAATCCACGATTTTGGTTTCATTTCTTCGGAGCAACTACTTGAATTTAGGTAAGACCACGAAGCGTGGAAAACTTCTTTTAGTTGTGAAACCATGTGGCTTCGTTGATTCTTCTATCTCATGAAAAAGGGCCCATCAAGTTTAGGCTGTGTTGTATCTTGTAAGTTTGTGTGGAATCCTTGATCCTGGCTTTATTTTTGTGGTGTTAACGAGTTCAGGAAACATTTTTGAACCTCTATATAATTCTATCCCAAAAAGGAGCTTTTCTTGAGGTACACTCCAGTAATTGGTGTATGTAGACCCTCCAGTAATTGGGGTTTGTAGCTATGTACTTGGATTCCTGGTTCTGCAGTTCTTATTTATTCCCGAGTTTCGTCACTCTGTATTGTTGAGGCCATCACTTCGTCTATAGTTATAAAGTTACACGCTCACATTTCCCTTTTTggttgtaatatttttttcttggttgtaatatttttttcaggAGAAGTGGTCTGGCCGCACTATGGACTCGTCTATGGAGCATTTTCCAAGTCTTCCATAATCTCATCAGCATATAGTCTTCTTAGTGGAACGAGGTATCCCTTCTTGCCCCTTCCCCTAACACTTGCTGTGCATCGTACAACCGTTCTCTTTCATATTTAGTAAGATAATCATCCGTGTTTTTTAAGCGAATTGTGCTCATTTAATGTATTCTCAAATCGGCAGCACTCGACACCCTAATATGATGAGTCTTCCTTCAAAATTACCATGGATGGTAATCCCCTGGAAAGAATATTGGCGCATTTGCCATGATTCCGTCTACGCATGCAGGCCAAGTTACATGTGTCATGTAAACCATATTCATAAAATCATTTGCAACAATGACAAAAGTTATGGTCTTTTCTAACTCCGCATATCCCTTGGGTCTTCTAGCAGTGCTGGACTCGTATACAAGGACACGCACACATGTTTTAGTTAGCATGATCATTCAGGAAACTGTAGCTAAGAATTTTGAGTTGTGTAATGTACCGATCTTTTCCAGGTAAGAGGCAGGAGTTGTAGTTTTACCTAATATCTTTCTTAGTGAAATCACATCTTCTTTTGTTGGTATCCCAAAATTGTCATGTAATTGAAGTGGTGTATGTTTGCTCAGGTGGCGCCTTCCGAAAATTTTggataattttgaaatatttcatTCTGGATAATTCCAGAGAGACGTGGACAGTCGTGCATGAGATGCACACGAAACAAATTTTGTCAATCTTTAATTACAAACTATTGCAACCGAGCAGTGCTTGTGTTTTTGTTGAtaataatatcttttaaattttgtCAATATGATGTAAACTATGAAAAAAGTATATCAGAGTATCTGTGATTATTTCATTATAGTTCCTAATTTTTGTTTGGATGTTATTTTTTTCAGTAAAAATAATGATATGACTGCAATcaacatatttatttaatatgaatatgaattttttttttcagtataaTATAGTTTTGGTTGGATTATAAATTTACTAACATaagatttgatatttttattacatgaaaaatatcgattttttttttaccaagaAAGATATCGAGTTACACGTGTCTTTTTGTAAAATTTAATTTGCGTATTCCTAAAAaaaagtttatttaatttacgGCACAAAATCATATAATTGAGAATCTCATGCATTACTTAAAAGCTTGTAATTTTTTATACCTGATGTTTGCGTGGAAATTAAAATCTTAtagtattaaataaattatatatattatattaaatcatttaaacattcaaaaatatgaaatataaatatatttaaacttTGTTAGaaactgaaaaaatatatttgttacATATGagaaaaaatttccaaaaatatgtttttctaatatttttattaaataaatttttttttgtaatttgatTGGGACGTaccatattttgttattttgaggagatttgtattaattattatgtagagtaaaaattattttggaacatgaactattgataaaatgtcaaattggtatatgaactattgaaaataatttaattggtATATGATCAAATTCAAAAGTCAATTTTGTCATTtacttaaattttttaaagttCAATAATGTTATTAAATTCAACTACATACATATTTtacattttaaattattttattaactacaaatgtaaaaataaatttatatttactaattactatacataaaattaaattatatatcatatatattaaaAAGTATTCAACGAtgaaatttgtatattataaatgaaaagtgatacacacacatatatatataattttttaattttgttaatataaataataatattataacatagataaaaaaaaactcatttattatatatttttaatatattattttggatatataatttatcaattgttatatatttaaataaatataaatgtatgcttataattataataaaataattttgaaaaaaatgtgtatctattttaattttacaaaaacATTGGTCTATAAAATAATTTAGGTAAAGGTTAAAATTGTCTTTAAAACTTTATTATGTACGaattaaatcattttcaatagttcatatattaatttgacattttatcaataattcatgtatcaaaatgaattttaatcTAAGAATGTAATAGTCATCTCTATAGATTCTTATCCATTCTcggcattttttttaaaaaataaatacaatattATTATAAGTCCGAAGCCGATGGGTAAATTTGTCATGCCAACCCACACTATCGTAATCTGATCTGAGTCAAGCTTCAGACTTTCGCAAATTTAATATTTCCTTTCgattctttatctttatacaaTTTTCCACGTTttcctcaatttttttttgggaaatcGTTTACCCGAATTTCACCAACACTTCCAAGATTATTATGTATGTCTGCTTTTCTTTAGTCGGAAGAAAGATAAGGCTCTGGAAAATTTATTGTCCGGTGGGATTATAATGATTTTGTGGGGTTGCTTTTGGAGTTTGATCTAGTGGGCACTGTCAAGATTGAATCTTGAGGTTAAATTTCTGGTATCTTGCACTTTTGTTTTCTGGGTTTTACCCTGCGTTGTTTCGAGGATCATCGAAGGAGACGGATATCTAATCTTCTTTTCACGATTTTGTGAGTTCAGAGCTAATTCTTGCTCACGCGAGGGAGTTTAGATTCTCTTGCTTCAGCTTATCGATTCCAGCCTTTTGATTGCTCGTCCTCTCcattataaatttaataaatcattAGCTGGAATATTATCTATCTTGATCTTTATTCTTTGgtcaagtattttatttccGGTTGCTGTTAAGGAAGAAAGATTTAAGTTTTTAACTGTAGGTAGGGACATGGATATAAGTAATGAGGCTAGTGTTGATCCATTCTCCATCGGTCCTTCTTCTCTCATTGGTAGAACCATTGCATTTAGAGTCTTATTCTGCAAGTCTATATCACATTTAAGGCATCAAGTTTTTAGAATGTTGCTATATTACTTTAGCAAATTTAAGAGTTGTTTGAGGGACTACTTATCACCTGTAATAGCATggtttcatcctcgaaatcctCAAGGGATATTAGTAATGGTGACATTGATTGCTTTCTTGTTGAAGCGGTACACTAATGTCAAGACACGGGCAAAGATGGCGTATAGGAGGAAATTTTGGAGGAATATGATGAGAGCTGCATTAACCTATGAGGAATGGGCTCATGCTGCTAAAATGTTAGAAAAGGAAACTCTTAAAATGAATGAAGCGGATCTCTATGATGTAGAACTTGTAAGGAATAAACTTGAAGAGCTTCGCCATCGTCGGCAAGAGGGTTCTTTTCGGGATATTGTATTCTGTATGAGAGCTGACCTTGTTAGAAATTTAGGTAATATGTGCAATCCTGAACTCCATAAGGGTAGGCTTCAGGTGCCAAAACTCATAAAGGAATATATAGATGAGGTTACAACACAATTGAGAatggtctgtgattttgattcAGAGGAGATTCTGTTGGAGGAGAAGCTTGcttttatgcatgaaactaggCATGCCTTCGGTAGGACAGCTTTGCTTTTGAGTGGGGGTGCTTCTTTGGGAGCTTTCCATGTAGGAGTCGTAAAAACATTGGTGGAAAATAAGCTTTTGCCACGGATAATTGCGGGGTCTAGCGTGGGGTCAATTATGTGTTCAGTTGTTGCTACTAGGTCATGGCCAGAGCTTCAAAGTTTCTTTGAGGATTCTTGGCATTCTATTCAATTTTTCGACCATCTGGGTGGaatttttactgtttttaaGAGAGTCATGACCCGAGGTGCGCTTCATGAGATCAGACAATTGCAGATTATGCTCAGACATCTTACAAATAACCTTACTTTCCAAGAAGCTTATGATATGACGGGTCGAATCTTGGGAATCACTGTCTGCTCGGCGAGGAAGCATGAACCACCTAGATGCCTCAACTACTTGACTTCACCTCATGTTGTCATATGGAGCGCCGTGACTGCTTCTTGTGCATTCCCGGGTCTTTTTGAAGCTCAAGAGCTGATGGCGAAGGATAGAACTGGAGAAATTGTGCCTTACCATCCACCATTTCATTTGGGTCCTGATGATCCTTCAGTTTCTTCTGCACGTCGTTGGAGAGATGGTAGCTTGGAGATAGACTTACCCATGATTCAGTTGAAAGAACTCTTCAATGTGAATCATTTCATCGTGAGTCAAGCAAATCCTCATATTGCACCTCTGCTGAGGGTGAAGGAGATTGTTCGAGCTTATGGAGGAAACTTTGCTGCTAAGGTATAATTTATGGGGATTATTTTTCTTCCATTTTATGATTATCAATTTGTGAACATACATCTTGAAGTTTACTTTAGCAAACAAAGGTTATCTTACCCTCTGCATTAGGTTAATGCTGAGCACATCTCACTTTCGATCATTGAAAATTCCATGAATTTTGTATCCTGTGCTGCAGTTAATATTTTTCCTCTTGCATCATTAGCAacattagtttttttaaaaagaaaattaaaaacttGTGTGTTTTCACCATTCTGCTcttgggaattttttttttttttaaactattaGAAACATCGTTGTCAGATTATAGAGTTCAATCTAGAATAAATGGGAGTGTTTAAACCGAGATTTtcatattttctaaattttggTCCTTTTCTTTTA
It encodes:
- the LOC140886918 gene encoding triacylglycerol lipase SDP1-like isoform X1; this encodes MDISNEASVDPFSIGPSSLIGRTIAFRVLFCKSISHLRHQVFRMLLYYFSKFKSCLRDYLSPVIAWFHPRNPQGILVMVTLIAFLLKRYTNVKTRAKMAYRRKFWRNMMRAALTYEEWAHAAKMLEKETLKMNEADLYDVELVRNKLEELRHRRQEGSFRDIVFCMRADLVRNLGNMCNPELHKGRLQVPKLIKEYIDEVTTQLRMVCDFDSEEILLEEKLAFMHETRHAFGRTALLLSGGASLGAFHVGVVKTLVENKLLPRIIAGSSVGSIMCSVVATRSWPELQSFFEDSWHSIQFFDHLGGIFTVFKRVMTRGALHEIRQLQIMLRHLTNNLTFQEAYDMTGRILGITVCSARKHEPPRCLNYLTSPHVVIWSAVTASCAFPGLFEAQELMAKDRTGEIVPYHPPFHLGPDDPSVSSARRWRDGSLEIDLPMIQLKELFNVNHFIVSQANPHIAPLLRVKEIVRAYGGNFAAKLAQLAEMEVKHRCNQILELGFPLGGLAKLFAQEWEGDVTVVMPATLAQLSKILQNPSYTELQKAAYQGRRCTWEKLSAIKANCGIELALDECVAILNHIRRLKRSAERAAAASQGLATTVRFNASKRIPSWNVIARENSSGSLDEDLATEINLSLHQGVGASNTGKISRNWRAQRYTHEGSDSESETADLNSWTRSGGPLMRTTSADKFIDFVQSLEIESRVNKVSATQISSKDQNNPNSEVDRRDNGNRGPPSNSSIMVTEGDLLQPERIQNGIVLNVVRKEAFSPSNRSHDSEYYSSPHDSVPECVQLDMPDKEMDDVSVSENGDNVGEDMYTDEFESGDRRFPK
- the LOC140886918 gene encoding triacylglycerol lipase SDP1-like isoform X2, coding for MAYRRKFWRNMMRAALTYEEWAHAAKMLEKETLKMNEADLYDVELVRNKLEELRHRRQEGSFRDIVFCMRADLVRNLGNMCNPELHKGRLQVPKLIKEYIDEVTTQLRMVCDFDSEEILLEEKLAFMHETRHAFGRTALLLSGGASLGAFHVGVVKTLVENKLLPRIIAGSSVGSIMCSVVATRSWPELQSFFEDSWHSIQFFDHLGGIFTVFKRVMTRGALHEIRQLQIMLRHLTNNLTFQEAYDMTGRILGITVCSARKHEPPRCLNYLTSPHVVIWSAVTASCAFPGLFEAQELMAKDRTGEIVPYHPPFHLGPDDPSVSSARRWRDGSLEIDLPMIQLKELFNVNHFIVSQANPHIAPLLRVKEIVRAYGGNFAAKLAQLAEMEVKHRCNQILELGFPLGGLAKLFAQEWEGDVTVVMPATLAQLSKILQNPSYTELQKAAYQGRRCTWEKLSAIKANCGIELALDECVAILNHIRRLKRSAERAAAASQGLATTVRFNASKRIPSWNVIARENSSGSLDEDLATEINLSLHQGVGASNTGKISRNWRAQRYTHEGSDSESETADLNSWTRSGGPLMRTTSADKFIDFVQSLEIESRVNKVSATQISSKDQNNPNSEVDRRDNGNRGPPSNSSIMVTEGDLLQPERIQNGIVLNVVRKEAFSPSNRSHDSEYYSSPHDSVPECVQLDMPDKEMDDVSVSENGDNVGEDMYTDEFESGDRRFPK